TAGACGTATTGAATTATATCCATGTTTTCCATTTCATAACAATTCTTTACATAACAAGAAATTACATTTACACAAATCCTCCAAGAATGTTTATTTAAAACCGAACTCAAAATTTCAAATCTTGATGATAAATAATCAAATTTTACAACGGCCATCATAAAACACACGGCTCGCAGCCAGCCGGAGATCCAACACCACCTGCCTACGCCGCCCTCCTTTTTGCCTTAGCCTTAGCCTTTGCCGTCCGGCAGAACTGGTGGCTGCCGCCATCATCCACCACTCTCTCCACCATATAATGCGCCAACAAATCCTTTGAAGACTTCACCAAATTCTCTTTACACAAAAACTCCTCACTAGACACCCTCTCAACCTCCCTCTTATAATCATGAACAAAAACATGCGTTTTTCGGTTACCACCCTTTTTACTCCTGGCCAACACGCCAGCGGTGAAGATCGCTGACATCCTCCCGGGCCCCTCCGGCCAGTACCCGCGTGGACCATCTACTAGTATAATGTCCCAATCCAACTCATACAACTGGTTAGGAAGATCATTCAACCCGATTTTACATTCGGAGAATAACAGATTTTGCACTGGACGACATTCGTTTCGCGCTTGTTCCCTAACTGAAGTCACAAGCTCATGAAGCTCACTGATCTTTGTTGTGTACTGCACATCATACGCTTCAATCTCCGGGTGTTTTTCCTCTATGTAGGCTGCGTAGTAACGGTTTTCATCGATGAAAACTGTGCGTCCGCGGTGGTTTAACGCGTTCCACAGCAGTGTTTCCGGAGTTAAACCGAAAACAAGAAAGTTGCATGGTGAAGGACATTGTCGGATAACGTCGGACACTTGTTTAATATCAGTGTGCGACATGTGATCCGAGGAGTTGGTGTTTGCAGCGTAGTACATTAACGCTTTGGCGACTGATTTGGGGAGAATGTGGTGGTCCAGGGTGGTTGCCGCGGTGGTGATGGAGGCTGTGGCGACGGAAGTTGTGGTTGTGATGAAAGATTCGCGGGTGTAAACGAAGGTGAGGAGGGAGGCTATGGCGAAAATGGAGACTGCGGCGATGAGCCAGTAGAGGCGGGTTGAAGAGCCTTGTTTTTGGATGTAAGGGTGGAGGAGGATGAGCTTGGTTCCTCCATTGTTGATGGTGTTCTTCATGTTTGGTGTTGTGAGATGGAAGATGGTGGTTTGAGTGAATATAAAGAAGGAAGATGGATTGGGGAGCAAATAAGGGTTGAAGCAAAAGGGATTGATGGAGACGCTACAATGGCTAAGGCACCATATTTGATTGTGAGATTTCATCTGTAATATAGCTTCTTGCACCTAATTAGTATACTAATGAAAAAAATATGagtatttgaaaaaaaaaaaaaaaaaaaaacaaacttattATATATAGATAACTTATAACGATTGTATGTTTGTTTTCTTAATATGTCATACTCACAAAATCCTACGGTCTAAGgagagtaagatgtagacagtTTTACCTCTATCCTGTTGGAATAGAGAAACTGCtttcagtgagacccccggctcgattgtagCTTTGTATCAAGCCTTGAACCTAAAAagttgtttggttgaaggagcttgaagcttttaggttaggagcttgaagcttttggttgaacgctcctactagtagcgtttagaaggagctacaagcttttagggaaaaaaataactattttaacctctaaagataatagACTTTTTAATGTACaaactttttaactttttagtaatgtccattttggtcattttatacattttattaaaagctccagctactctggcaaacaccaaatatatctaaaaagctacagctactagctaccagccaccagctaccagcttttagccaccagctacttttgccaaacataccctatatGTTTGTGAAAACTTATGTtgatttaagtttttttttttttgaagatttAACAAACACACAAACTACCTAGTAAAATCTTGATAAAAAAGTAGGGTATAGGGAGCGTGAGATGAGAGCAAATTTTATTGGGCTCTCAAATGAGACCGCCGACTATAAATACAGAAAGTGCTAATAGTAGTTGTTAAACCGTAAGGGTAAGCAGTGATCAAGTCGTATACAAACGGTCAGCGCAGGAGCATGGTAACAAGTGAGATAGTTGGTGTAACGTTTTTAAATtctaactagaattacgacccgccgcaatgcggcggggattctttaattataactaagtcgatttaggacgcgcacgttatgttgaacctgtcaaacgggaaaaaatagacgatgtaaaaacattcacccacacacgcacgttgcgtcgtgttaactcgcaaagtTTAGAACGAAACGTGAAAAATGCTAAACCatagacgcacgttgcgatgtttTAAGTCACAAAATTCAGAACGAatcataaagcgaaaaatttgcggaaaatgaaaactataaaggaccaaaattgaaagtaaaaaaattgtgaggataaattgcaaaagataaaaagttttgtgttaaaagtaaaaaaaaaacaaatagttttgggttaaaagtaatttatgaaatacttttgggtgaaaaataaaaaaatcaaaattttttttgaaaaagccccaaagccaaggttacaacaaccatatgtataaccatttttctttgaaaaaccccaaaaccaaaattacaacacataagtaaaaaaaatcaaagtggttaaatcgcaaaagatggaaacgtttgaattagaagtaaaaaatcaaattaatcaaaggggttaaattaccaaagattaaaactttaaacttaaattgttaaagatcaaaactttaggttaaaaaagaaagaaagattaAAAATTGTAaagttaaattgtcaaagattaaaattttagggtaaattgtcaaagattaaaactttagggttaaaaagaaaaagattacaagtttaaacttaaattgtcaaatataaaactttagggttaaaaaggaaaatttccattttttttttaaaagactCTCAAAACCCAACTTACAACTCACATATGCACTAAGAGGTTGCTTCTTTGTATAGGTTTTAATGTTCGATGTAACTTTTCTTAACCTAACTTTTCTTAATTCTAAGGTTTGGATTTACTTTTCTAACTTCTTAAGTTATACATTTCGGAATGCTAACCTTGCAAATGTATTTTAGCTTATAGGCCTAATAAGATGACCCAACGAGACTTCCCTAATATTGACACATAAGCTAGTAACCCATACATGACTCCATTGTACACAAATGTTAAGATCTTATGTAACTTTAATAAAACAAATGTAACTGTCACATACGGTTGAACCACTTGTATGCCGAAAGTGAAAATTGTATCATACTTTTGTTAAAGAGTTAcatccatttaaaaaaaaaaggtttggGTTAAATCCATTTTAGTtcatgtggtttgggtcattttgtcagtttaatctaaaagtttcatttttcgcccgtatgtccaaaaaggtttcaccgttgccattttagtccactgggttaacttcatccattttttctgttaacgagaaaggcaattcagtcattttaaatgtaattatgttaactagaagggcaatccggccatataaaatgaccgaattgtctttctagttaacagaaataatggatgaagttaacatagtggactaaaatgacaatggtgaaaattttttggacccacagacgaaaaatgaaacatttgaactaaactgacaaaatggcgaaaccacatagactaaaatggcatttatctctttgttaaatatttttataatacTATATTATGGGTTTTAAAAGACATAATGTATAAGTTGAATACACAATATTATTTAAGTTTTATAATACTATATTATAGGTTCTAAAAGACAATGTATAAGTTGAATACACAATATTATTTAAGTTTTCTTTAGTTGGACTTCTCGTTAATTTCTTATATATTATGTTAATTAAAGTTGATTTTGTGTAACATaaaataagagtaaaatgcctTTTATAAAAATTATCTCAAATACTTTAGTTATTTGATATAGTTAAATTTCCAACATTAATAAAACAACAAAAGTACAAGATATTGAAATTACCACTAACCCCGTTTACAGGAAATAAAAAAGAAACTATAAGGGTGGTAGGGGCGTTTCGGCAAAGTGATCGAGGAGTTGAGTTTGTTGTGCGGGCATACCGCCGTCGGCACCCAAAGGGTATTCGGTAAGTGTTTTGAACGGTGAGTAGTCACTGAGTGGGAAGGATCAAAAAGTAGCCGTTACGTAACTGTTATATATAGCCATtatgttttaaataaaaaaaaaactacaatttttttttataaacaacacCATTTTTCATTTCTCTTCACAATCCAAACTTCTATCAACCAAATCCTTTCTTTCACATTCCAAAAATCTCACCCTATTTTCTAAAATGGCGGATGACATAGCTATTCATTCCATTCGAAattagtgaagatgatgatttttTCTCAAGCGACAGTagcttattttttttttcaaaaatctcatcGAGGAAGCCGAACTAGAAGACACGGGCACATCTAGTAAAAAAAGTTGTCCGTCGTGATCGAGAGAAAGGCCACGAAGTCCTTATGGCAGATTATTTTGTTGAGGAGCCCAAATTCAATGAAGAAGTTTTTCGTCATAGGTTTCGTATGTCAAACAAGGTTGTTTTTTAAAATTGTGAGTGATGTGCAAGCGAATAACTCGTGGTTTCAAGAGGGCATGAATGggagaatgaagaagagtgttacACCGTTGTAAAAAGTTATATCGgcaattaaacaacttgcaaccggtaaccctcCAGACGAGAACGACAAGTATTTAAATATGGCCGAAAGTATTTCCCGTGAGTGTCTAGAATATTTATGCCAAATGGTATGTAATTTATACGCTTCCGAGTTCTTACGTAGACCAACAAGCCACGTCGTTGTGTTTTTGTACCAAGCTCATGAGGAGAAACATCACCTTCTTGGGACGTTGGGTAGCCTTGATTGTACACATTTTATTTAGAGAATGTGTCCCAGAGTTGCAGGGTCAGTGTATGAGAGGGGATCACAGGTACCCGACAATTATGCTCGAAACGGTGGcctctcaagatttgtggatttggcatgctttttgtggttcacaaaacgacatcaatatgctccaacaatctccgttatttcttACTCAACGAAATGGAACTGCACCAAAATACCCATTTTACGTGAACAACCACTTTTCCAAGCGTGGATTCTATCTTACAGATGGAACCTACCTTACTTGGTTTGTGTTTGTGAAATCATTTCCGCATCCTCACATTCTCAAGGAAAAGAAGTTTAATAGGCAACACGaggcggcaagaaaagatgtgtaCGAGCTTTTGGTATTTTAAAGTCAAAATGGGGTATACTTAGTCGACCAAGGCGTGCTATGAGTGTAAAAAGGATTAGGTATGTCGTATATACGTGCATTATTATACATGATATGATTCTAAAAGACAACAGAAACGCGATTAAACCGGTACACATTCGGGATCCTCCAGTCGAGCCCGTTTTCGATGATACTGTTTTTAacgagctcattgacgaagatACGCATTGGATACTAATATATGATCTCGTGAAGCATTTTGGAGAACAAGATTTACCATACCTTAGGCGGATTTCGACGACGAATAGTTAAATTGGTTTTAGTTTTAAAAtgtcttttttatattttaatgtcattttatttattttattttaacatgttgtcttattattatattaatgtaattctatttattttaatttaatgtaaaatgtctttttttaattaaatgtacttttattttgtttaatataaGTTATTTATAgatatacaaaataataataaaaaaaaaagaaaaagaaatggaCTCCTCATATGGGAGCACCTCAAGTGTTTGAGTGCAAAATGAGGGTAAAGAAAGGAGTTGACGTGACATGTATTGATTTGCTAAGTGAAAAGTTTACcactttttatgtgttttgatacAAGCTACACGTGTCTTATACCAAACCAACCCCACAAAATTAAAATGTTAGTTATTTTTAGGTTTTGGTATATTCATGTCGAATTGGAGATGGGTGGTTTGGTATGTGTTCTTGCAacattaatatttaatatatattatacaCAATGATGTGTTCTTTTTATTCTAATctaattagggctgtaaacgaaccgaacgtttagggaacagttcgtgaaccattcggcgggaagttcgtttatgttcgttcgtttaatgaacgaacgaacatgaacaagaaatttcgttcgattagttaaatgaacgaacatgaacagaggtcccgttcgttcgattgtgttcgtgaacgctcggtaaggtgttcgtgaacgtgttcatgaacatttgttgatttgcgttcatttatgttcgtatgtttgtgttttaattgaagatctttatactttcttatattttatttctactttcTTATATTtcatttgtactttttatattattaaacttttatttattttattttcctaacaattaaactaggaaactcactttcaccttgtttacacattatttccctttcatttctcattatttacatctaCGAATACAATCGACCTCcattccacaataagggattcaagttcgagtgctactctctaggATATCTATTTTTATCCTTCGTCGcattcgccaaatttatttgtgttcgtttgtgttcgtgaaccgttcgcgaacacgcttatttccttaatgaacgaacacaaacataaaatctcgttcggtaagtgttcataaaccgttcatgaacacatttatttccttaacgaacgaacacgaacaaggcctttttcgtgttcgttcggttcgtttacagccctaaatcTAATGATAGTAACTAGCTTAATATGATAAAATCAACGAATATATAAAATTGTACATATAGCTAAGAAGTAAGTATAACAAAGAAACACAAAGTTAAGATCACAAACGAAGCAAGAGTTTTAGGAATTCAAATATATATCtactagtctaagtacccgtgtaatacacgggtggctAAAGAACAAATAAATTATACTTTGAAACGTAAATTCTTTATTACAGCTTCGTTCTAATATTATGATGTATTTTAATCTACATAAATGTAAAGTTAGTACCTCAGAACATTATGATCAATGATGCCTATTGATAATACCCGCGAATATTGCGGTGTTGAACAATGATATGTTTCTTACTTTTTGAAAACAGAATACGTTGTTATCATATCAATTTGAagttataatataaaaaaaaatattcatcGTACTACAAATGTAAAAAAAGTGGATAGATGATGTGTATGTAAGAAATATGATTCTCGGAtgtcaatatatatttaaaatttgtTACTCTAAAACTTATGGTTCATGGAGTTTCGTAACAAATAACTTCAAATTCGGTTTAGACCAATTGAAAAAACAATCAGTTGTACATTACTAAACTTgtaaatatatttaaaattagTTGTAAAAAATTGAACATCTAATAATCTAATAAGAATTTTATatcctaaaataaacaaaacaatatgTATTAAAATTCTTTGAgtaaaatatataaaagtaaaaaattcTTACCAAACTTACCGTCCAAttacttttttttaataaatattttcGGCAAGAATGTATGATAATATCTTTTAACAAAACTATCATCATTATCATTGCAAATATATCAAATCAACTTCTTGAAAATAAGCTTACCTTCTTCACATGCTTCAAGAAAAGCTTCACCGCCGGTTCTAAAAATTGGTAAAGGTAAGTTCCGACTTCAACTCCGATCACTTGTAAGAACATGGTTACTTTCATTTACCAACTAAAATTATCAACGGTATTACAAACAACTCAAGAATTGTGTTTATTTCCATCGATTATTGAAGAATTGGACGTGAAATCAGAGTTAGGTTTTCATTAATTGGAAAGTTCTGTATGTTATCTGTGTTTAAGAAGGAGTATATGTATTGCATGTGTTTGAGTGTATATAATTTCGGTTATTACTTTGATTTGGTTGATATATTTTGATGATATTGTTATGAAGAAAAAATGTTAGTTAATAGTGTGATTTGGATGATTGAATAGGTATGATTATCATCTTAAATTTAtgatccaatttttttttttgttgatttgtaTTCAAAGTAAGATTATATTTAACTCATCTTGAACACTATAAAATgataatttttggtaaaaaataATTGACTCGTTTATTTATTTCTAATACTCTATATAAATGTAATGATCAGGAAAAGTTGCTTTAGTCTTGTTTATATGTATATTGTAGATATTAATTGTATCAGCAAAATGTGTGTGAACATCTGTTTAAAATATTATTTTCTTATTGATATGAACATATATGTATCCATTGAAGTTCAACACTAAATGTTTATACCATATGTTGGTATAATGCAGGTTTAAAAAATGAGTCCCTCATGCATTGCAATCTTAGAAGAGCCATCGTCGTTAAAACTTGTATGTATAAAggataaaaaataatatatataacctGTATTAAAAATTATGTAACGACTAACTTTAACCGCAGGTGCTGCCAATTGATTTTGTTAAGAATGTATACGGAGAATATTGGCAAAGGAAAAAAATAATGATAAATCATGAAAGTCGTAGAAGTTGGCCAGTTTCTTTAAGAAGTGTAAGTGGGGAATCTGTTATAACCGACGGATGGAGTAATTTAGTAAGGGATCTTGAATTGACAAAGAGGACGATATTGCGATTAAGGATAATGGAGGACAAAAGTATGGAAATCAGTTGCTTCGTTGAAAACATAAGTGGTGAATCTTTTGTAACATTCAATCGTTACAACGTTTTAAAGTTAATAGTAAGTATACTATTATTTCTTAATGATTTTTTATTTTGTCATACTTGAAATATAGATGATTTACATAAATATATATCAATAAAATGTTACATTACTTTTCAGGTGCTTCCAGAAGCTTATGTCACAAAATGTTACTCGTACGTCCCAGTGAACGACTGTTACAACATAAATGCAGCAGGTCATAGTTGGAAAGTTGAGACGGAAAAAATAAATGATAACtatgtttttacaaaaggttgtcCGAAGTTATTTCATGATCTTGGAATAGAAGAGGATGATTTACTGTTGTTGACGAAAACTGACAACGCAACATTTGAGATAAAGATATATCGTAGAGGAGTTGAGTTAGATGTTAACATCAAagaagaaagtgatgatgaatcTGTGCTGGAAATACCTAAACACACATACTACAAAAACGTTGACTTTGTAAGTATTTTATACTAAATTATAAGACTTTAGTAAAAAATCCGACTTACTTACGTATGTTATTGTATGACAGACTTTATGTGAAGACGATGATTCAGTTGATCTGTTTATGTGTGAGGTAATAAGCATCCATTTATGTAGATAAATATAAATTAGAATTAGCTTTTGGGATTTTACTAAGTATAAATGTATGATAAATAGATGAATGAAAGTGGTTACAAAGATGAGGGGAGTAAGAACGTTGGTGGAGAAGAAGCCTCGAACGTGGAAACAAAGAGTGtgatgagagaagagataaaccAACTGCCAAAAGAAGATGTAAGAATTTTAATCATAATAATACATGAGTAGTACTTTTAATATGTATAGCCATATTTATTTTTTACTTCTTGGACATTGATGTCTAAAATAAGAAATTGTGTAAACAGGTTAAGAAAAAAGGAAAACATATTGAGGGATATTGTAAGGCAGACGAAGGTAAGGTGCTGATATGCGGAACAGAAGTGGAAATGCAAACCGTTTCAACAGTTGGAAAAAGAACACGCAGTCGGTTGGTACGTATAACAACATTTACTTATGATTAACTCAAAGAgattaaaatatataatacatattttatataaacattATGTGTTTCTGTAATAATTAGGAAAAAGACATTAGAAAGATATCGGGCAGTAAATTGAAGATATCAGATGTTGCACGAAAACGTGTTGCAAGGAACAATTCTGTAGATAAAGATGGTTGCTGTGAATTTACACAAAAGGGAGGTAACAGAATGGTATGTTTTTTCAACACTAATTGATAAACGGTAAGACTATAACATTCATAAGGCTGGTTTAATTGTTAATTATGATATTCATGCAGAGATTGCCTGCTAATGTTGTAAGAATTGGCGGATTAAAAAACAAAGTGCATGTGTTAAAAGTGAGGAGCATGAAGGGAAAAACAGTCGATATGAATGTTAGGCGCCAAAAGAATGGAGATGATGTGAGGTATGCAATCGAAGGATGGCCAATGTTCATGAAAGAGAATGGGCTTCGTCTGGGTGACAAAATGCATTTCAAATTCATAAGCAAAGGAAATCTGCTGATCTTAACAGACGTGGATCAAGTTAATGCAGGTTGAAAGGTAAATGTTTAAGCTAATGAAGAAGGTTTTTTGTGTACTCGAAATGAGGACTATATTATGCAAGTTATGTTATGTTTACTTTTGTTTTGCACATGTAATCAGTGGTTATGATGTTATGTTTACTTTTGTTATGGAAATGTAGTAAGTGGTTAACCTTAAAGACATTTAGTTATATATCATGAAAAAAAACCATATTTTGGAATGTAAGTAATGTTGGTATCATCTATAAAAGGTTGTTGattaatatgtgtatgtatatatattaacatAATAAGTTATTGTTGTTTATATGTGAATCGGTTACTTTATATAATTTGAAAGTAATTAGTTTGTCGGACGGAGGAATATGGATCCTTGGAATAAAAGTTCATGTCCCAATATTATTACCAGAAATAACTATTGATTCAAT
The sequence above is drawn from the Helianthus annuus cultivar XRQ/B chromosome 12, HanXRQr2.0-SUNRISE, whole genome shotgun sequence genome and encodes:
- the LOC110891149 gene encoding protein IRX15-LIKE, which gives rise to MKNTINNGGTKLILLHPYIQKQGSSTRLYWLIAAVSIFAIASLLTFVYTRESFITTTTSVATASITTAATTLDHHILPKSVAKALMYYAANTNSSDHMSHTDIKQVSDVIRQCPSPCNFLVFGLTPETLLWNALNHRGRTVFIDENRYYAAYIEEKHPEIEAYDVQYTTKISELHELVTSVREQARNECRPVQNLLFSECKIGLNDLPNQLYELDWDIILVDGPRGYWPEGPGRMSAIFTAGVLARSKKGGNRKTHVFVHDYKREVERVSSEEFLCKENLVKSSKDLLAHYMVERVVDDGGSHQFCRTAKAKAKAKRRAA